The genome window ACTCTTTGGCTATTGAATGAGGGGAAACAAAAACATTCATTTGGCTAGATGTAATTCGGTGTTACTTTCACCACAAATGCTGTAAACATGAGCAACTATCGTTGCATAACTCTTTACTTCTAGATATGGCTGGAACTGAGAAGGATATTGACGTGACAAAGACAATCAAGTTtgcatttttcacttttctggCCATCTCATATATGAAACATTGCATAGAGCTAATATGGCATGTTCCCAGATGAATATTGGAAGGGAGATCCCATTGAAAGTAGTGGATGTACGTCTCCTGTTGCTTTGTGGCTGTTCTTAGGTGTTGTGCTAGGATTGGCTTCATTCTCTAAGTACTTGTTTTTGGAAGCAACTCTCTGAGTACTTGCTTTTGGAAGCAACTCTAAATGGCTTTCCTCAGTGGAAGAGCCAATCCTTCAAACCAAAAGCAAGAGGGAAAAGAATGAACATTCCTCATACTGTAGAATTGATGTGGGAGTGCAAAATGGGGAGAGGGGGACCTTGTTGATGATCTGCTGGGAGACTGGGACTAATAAAAGGTTTTAACGAGGATCAGTATCATCATCCTTTTGCAGGAAAATTTGAGATGGCGCATTTGAATTGTTTCCCTGAACATGGGAAGGTCCGTGTATGTGGATTAAAGGTAAGTTGTAATATTACTTTCTTCCTGCTGCTTTATGTTCTATTTGTGCCTATTATCAAATACTATTTATgtaaattccttttattttcctttgatCATAACAGGTGAGGAAAAAATCATGCTTCTACTACCTATCTGAATCATTTGTCCTGAAGCATGCTTTTCAGGGTGCAAATGGCTGGTTTCTCTATATTGCAGTGTGTCATATACAAGACCAAACAGGTTCAGCTGAATATGTAGCATCAAATATTTGCATTTTCTCTCCTGGTTTAGTGAAGTTTCTTATACTGCAAAAGCCTAGTTTTTGTTGCAGCTGCTAAAAAGAATAGCAGAAAGCtcagaagaaaaaaattgaaaatgaaaaaactgTCCTGCTTCAAAGCTGCGTGCTTGGATATTCCGAGAACAGTCTATTTTTCaaagagggaaaagaagaacTGCAACAGATTAATGAAAAATATCACTGCGAAGTGCCCAACAAACAGAATCAAGCAAAGGCATCTTTCGTCCCAGGAGAGCATTCTTCCTTTTGCACCTAGAGCTGATAGACAGGGAGATCTCAGTTCAGCAATAGAATGCCCCAGTGAAACAATATCCGGAACAGTATCAATTTCAGGCATAATAAATAGATATTTCTCGGGTTATGATGAGGTGACCTCAAACTTAGCCTTCTCTTGCATGGAACTCCAACAGAACAATAAGGAAAACATGAAGGCTCAATTTGCCATTGGCTCTCAGAATATACAAGTTGGTATACCATCGAGTCTTGTACCCAAAACACCTCCACAAAGACATTCTTTGTCAGTGTTGGCACCTAATTCAAGAGCTTCGAGAGATGCACCTAGAGAAAAAGTAGGAATGCATCTGGTAGAAGCTTCCGTCAATCTTGGGCTCTCTAAAACCAAGCAAAATCCTGCACTGTCTCTCTGCAAGGATGTGGATGGAAGATCAGGGCTATCTTTGTCTGCTAATAATCCCATCAGAACTTTGGTGTTTGAGATAACTGATGAGGATGACTGAATACCATTTGTCATCCTGCTGAAATTGAAGAACTCTGGAAATGATGATGAGGGCCTGTGCAGAAGGAACTCTCATAATCGGGTAGTAACAACTTGGCTGGGGGATACCAGCTTGGTGGAATCTTACGACTTTATCCTTTTCACTTGCATACTCCAATTTTAATAGCTTTTTGTGGGCCATGTAGTTTTTTTATATGGAGTGGAGGCTAAAGATCTCGGTGTATATTTGTTTTTGTTAATCTGTTTTGCAGGTGGAATCTGTAGGCttatattctttt of Coffea arabica cultivar ET-39 chromosome 5c, Coffea Arabica ET-39 HiFi, whole genome shotgun sequence contains these proteins:
- the LOC113690926 gene encoding uncharacterized protein isoform X1 translates to MAHLKLQEKLVFAVTNLGTRIAVGVSQESTVGDFKRKFEMAHLNCFPEHGKVRVCGLKVRKKSCFYYLSESFVLKHAFQGANGWFLYIAVCHIQDQTVFVAAAKKNSRKLRRKKLKMKKLSCFKAACLDIPRTVYFSKREKKNCNRLMKNITAKCPTNRIKQRHLSSQESILPFAPRADRQGDLSSAIECPSETISGTVSISGIINRYFSGYDEVTSNLAFSCMELQQNNKENMKAQFAIGSQNIQVGIPSSLVPKTPPQRHSLSVLAPNSRASRDAPREKVGMHLVEASVNLGLSKTKQNPALSLCKDVDGRSGLSLSANNPIRTLVFEITDEDD
- the LOC113690926 gene encoding uncharacterized protein isoform X2, with the protein product MAHLKLQEKLVFAVTNLGTRIAVGVSQESTVGDFKRKFEMAHLNCFPEHGKVRVCGLKVRKKSCFYYLSESFVLKHAFQGANGWFLYIAVCHIQDQTAAKKNSRKLRRKKLKMKKLSCFKAACLDIPRTVYFSKREKKNCNRLMKNITAKCPTNRIKQRHLSSQESILPFAPRADRQGDLSSAIECPSETISGTVSISGIINRYFSGYDEVTSNLAFSCMELQQNNKENMKAQFAIGSQNIQVGIPSSLVPKTPPQRHSLSVLAPNSRASRDAPREKVGMHLVEASVNLGLSKTKQNPALSLCKDVDGRSGLSLSANNPIRTLVFEITDEDD
- the LOC113690926 gene encoding uncharacterized protein isoform X3, giving the protein MAHLNCFPEHGKVRVCGLKVRKKSCFYYLSESFVLKHAFQGANGWFLYIAVCHIQDQTVFVAAAKKNSRKLRRKKLKMKKLSCFKAACLDIPRTVYFSKREKKNCNRLMKNITAKCPTNRIKQRHLSSQESILPFAPRADRQGDLSSAIECPSETISGTVSISGIINRYFSGYDEVTSNLAFSCMELQQNNKENMKAQFAIGSQNIQVGIPSSLVPKTPPQRHSLSVLAPNSRASRDAPREKVGMHLVEASVNLGLSKTKQNPALSLCKDVDGRSGLSLSANNPIRTLVFEITDEDD